Genomic window (Vespa velutina chromosome 16, iVesVel2.1, whole genome shotgun sequence):
ttaaaatatcttctgGTAAAACAATAACACGTTTTTGGGCATGATATGGAATGGAGCGCAATAAAGTAACAATTCCTTGTGCTTTGCCCAAATGACTAGCTGCATGATctgcttttatattttttgtaccATGTGCTTccaataataagtaataaattgaTGAAACAGTACTTTCAGCATAATTTTCAACTGCTTGTATATTAGGAAATGtagatttttctaatttatctaACCGAGCATCAATTAGacgtttaaaatatctttttgaaaGTTTGTGTTTTTGTAATATCTGTTTGAAAATTGAAGGAAATAACTTATGtttaaataagtataattgcttatataattgttttataatattatctttacccTATGTAATTCTAAAGCAACTGGTGTTTCTGATGGCATACCATCATATATCCTATTCAGCGTTTCTTTCCAAAATTGTAATCTCATTATTCCTATGTGTTTTATACTTATTTGGTCTTCAACTTGTGCTATTTCAACGTTAAAAGCACGAATCGCAAAACCTGCagcttttatattattaggaAGTAGTAACGTGCATAAAAAATTCTCataatctctttttctaaaaatagaaaatgttgatatattataacataacaGATAAAAATCAACGCAcaattaaagaaatagaaaaaataatcaatttcttgttataatataatttactttttttatattttgatattagcATTGCATACAATGAGCATACCTAACCAATTCCAAACAATATTCAGCGGATGACTGTTTTTTCATTGTGCTCATACAACGAAAACATTgtcttacaatatttttattaacaaataatgaGGAAgtcatcattttatattttttgtgttaatttttttaacataaaaatataacctACTTCTGCACCATTCCACACGTGCGCAAAATATAAAGCGCCATTTTTGTATAGAAATACATGTACTATTCTAATGTTGTATTCTTGTACATATATGTTGAGTAATCATAAACATTCTATATGAAGCTCATTTAAATTGTTCTTGAACATAACGTTTTGAATATATGCTTggcataaagaaatattacgttggtcaaaaaataatctcgaaattttcaatatttttataactaaATAAACAATACTACTGTCTGTTACTGAAAATTCGAACtttaaattcaaatgaaattgtatatatgaaatataatagtataacataatatttccTCTGTAAttgatatcaaaataaatacatattacagAAGCAAAGAAGTTCATGTAGTTTTCAGTAGAGTTATTTGTAAGAACTTATTATTATGACTTGTAGATCCCAAGTTTTTATCCTAtatcaaagataatatatttttgtgataatatatctttttataataaagtgTAGTCAATCACTATACTTTAATTCGGTATgaacttttatattatgaatttaaacactttttaaatgttaaatctaATGTAATTCAaccatatttattttataaatgtaaactttatttaaaaatttcaaaagcaACATGTATAGCATATGgagaagatattttaaaagaatatactgCAGAAAAGTGGTTTAAAAAATTGTCTTCTGTTGATGATTTAGATAAAGATTCACCCTGCTCAAAAGATGACTTTGTATCATTGATAATGGATAATTAAGTGttgttatagaaaataattcaaatgaacgattatataaaacaatgaatacttataattaaaaaactagaacactttcttttttttagttattttaACACGATAATCAtatgtcaaatatttttcttaccaTTCTTACCATATACtgatacaataata
Coding sequences:
- the LOC124954930 gene encoding NADH dehydrogenase (ubiquinone) complex I, assembly factor 6; amino-acid sequence: MMTSSLFVNKNIVRQCFRCMSTMKKQSSAEYCLELVRKRDYENFLCTLLLPNNIKAAGFAIRAFNVEIAQVEDQISIKHIGIMRLQFWKETLNRIYDGMPSETPVALELHRILQKHKLSKRYFKRLIDARLDKLEKSTFPNIQAVENYAESTVSSIYYLLLEAHGTKNIKADHAASHLGKAQGIVTLLRSIPYHAQKRVIVLPEDILMKHNISSESVLRNVKNTALNDVIFEVASCAKQHVEEAISLNTLQESKSIFLPIICIENYLEELRKTDFDIFHPRLVRRNGFLPLQLLWRKITDKFSK